The Musa acuminata AAA Group cultivar baxijiao chromosome BXJ3-6, Cavendish_Baxijiao_AAA, whole genome shotgun sequence region GTAATTCGGGAAGGGAATCAGGCAGCCAAAAGCTTCAATAATTGTTCATTCTGACACATACCAAGTCAGATTTGGTTGGAGGATTATCCAATTATGCTCTCCTGATTTGCATTCTGATATGCCTTTTTAATGAAATTATTTCGTAGCTTAAGAAACTGGTAATAtgaattgttgtttgagaagtcaTTTGAGTGAAcaatatatgttttatgttaaaattCAAGCTTCTTGCTGCCAAAGAAACTAAATAAGAAGAAGCCATGTGGACACTAGCATATTTAGGAATTGGATACTACTCTTTGGTTGTAATTATTGGCATCAAGAAAGAGTAAGAAATAAAGCATAAGCTATTAAGTTCCCAAGGAAACGTGGAGGTCAAAGATGGTGTTTGTCTAGTTTAAGCATTAATGAAGTTGTTATGTATACAGTGCTAAGTGAACATACATGTCATGAATATCTAGAAGGGACATCACTATCGTTACATTGATATATGGTCATGAGAACTGGTTTGAGGAGGTATGAAACATATGCACATCCAAGTGATGGATACGATCAGGAGAGATGATGACTAAAGGTTTGCGAAAGAAAATAATATGTTTGAATTTTTTGTTTTTGTAACTTTTTGTTTTGTAGCATTTTATGGATGATAAAACAAAAAATGTCAATTTCTAATATCATCGCGATGAGTTTACTTAATTATTGGAAGTGTCCATCTTATCATTTAAATTAATAATTGTAGGATAGATGTGTCTGAATCAACTCAGTATATTCAACTTGTGGATAGAATTTGAAATGGGTTTTATTCTGTAATGCTTCTCAGTGAAAGAATTATAATTAGGATGGTATGGTTTTTTCtctcatgaaaaagaaaaaaaagtgtcTGTCTTCCAAGCACTACaatcatatgttttttttttagtgGTTGTTGTATAGTTTGGTAATTCCAGTTGTAGAGGACATAGAGATGCATGGAAGTAAAGATAGTATCAGAATCTCCAGGGAAAGAAAGGACAAACTCCTAATGGTGGTTAATATGCATAGTGATAGTTAAGAATAAGTATATTAGTGAACTGGGATGTATCCCAACTGATATCACAGAGAGAACAAGTCATACTATAGGATCGGTACATAAAGGGAGCCACATCTTTATTATatcagtttaaactttaaacaaaTACCAGTCAATCCACATTTTCCATGGTAACTAGCAGCCATATCTTTTTTGTGTGTATGGATTGAGATATCGACTGGTCGGAGAATTTAACACTTACTAAACTCTGCATGTGCTACACCTGGAGAGAAAGGAAAGCAGCAAGGGCTTCCAGCAGAAGGAGGACAAAGAAGTAAAGAATCCAGAGGCTTCAAAAGAGGGAAAAACAGCAGATAATGTTGGCCTCACATGATGCATAGACGCATAAGGATGATATTGTCCTCACTCCTCACATGGAGCCCAAGTATGTTAAATGGCAAGAGCATTAGGGCACACTGATGATGTGCGGATTTATCAGCAGATTTGGGAATATGGACCAGTTCCTTTATTGGATGCCTACACTATGACAAAAGAGAATGCTGATGATGTTAGGGAGTTAGATGATATGTCGTTTATATATAAAGaggttattttattttatttttacatttgtaattttttgtGATCCTTTTGTCATTTCCTTAATGGATATCTTTTTTCCAACACGTTAAGATAAGTTCCTAAAAGGATCTATCATAATCATGCAGAGagcaatttttcttttttatttttcatcttgGAATTTTTCTTTCCTCAGAAAGTTGAAATGATGCTTCTATCTGAAGAACTTGTTTATTCCTGATGCAGTGACCATTAATTGAAGGGATGTGGATGCCACATTGAGATAATATACCTAATCCAAGGATTAATATATATGGAATAGTTAACAAGTAGAGTGGCTAGGATTATTTTGAAGAGTAAAAAGATGGATTATCATGATCGCATGGATGAAGTCTTAAAAAAATGGGAGTCGTAGTTCACATATGTAGAATTTTTTGATAATTATTTACCTGCAGAATATTAATCAGATCGGCACAATTTGCTTATTGGCTTATTTACTATGGATGTGTATGGCATAAAGGAATGACATCAGAGAATTGGATAGTAATAAGTTACCAATTAGGTACTCTTATTTCTTGTTATTATTCCTCACTAGCTGTTAGTTTCTTAATATTTAAAACTGTCTTCATTTGTTCTCATTGGGTAATTTTTAGTTCACCATAATGTTGTTCTATGTCAAGAATGCAATTGCTTCAGTTTATACTGCTCTCTATTGCCAACTTCTGAAGGCTGAATCCTGTTAGTCCTCGAAAGgggttttaaattattttttcatggGCTACATCcattagtgattttaatgatcaCCTTGCTACTTCTTTTGGTGTCCTGCCAAGAATTTGCTTGGAATTTGGAAATGGTTGAAATATTTCAGATGTGCTGTCAAATGCATGTACTTATACTCCTATGAAGTACTAGCTGTTCCATAGATGAATCTTTAACTATTTGTGTTATTCTTGAGATTTTTGTgcaaacaacaataacaaagctgCAAAGTCCCAATAGCAAGGTGAcaagaaatatattataaaaatgggAAAAGTACTGGGCACTTGATGGAAGCCCAATATGAACAGGATGAGGATATTGTTATCTCATAAAGTCTTGTAAGCCTTTTCTTTTGTTAAGAATTGtctttttttcacttttttcCCATAATAAAATTACCTTTTAGTTTAATTAATCTCCTGGGAGGTTACTTTTCTTTGAACTTGGGAGGCTAAGGGCTAAATTGTAACACAGTCACTTGACATCTTAGGCATGCTCATCATGTTCGATCCTATCAGCATCAATCCTAATTTATATTTGTTTCAATCTTAATCTGTATTCCTGTCTGCCTAAGATTTGATCTGTATCTGGCCAAGTCCAACATCTGATGTATACATGTTTTCATCATAGTCCAATATTGATCCAGTTCTTCCCATGTCAGTCTTAAGAAATATGATTCCATAATTTGGTATTTGTCTAATGTTTGTATCTCTTCATGTGTCTGCTGATTAAAAGTTGAGTTGATACAACTACTCATTTCTATTATCCTTCCTACCTGGAATGAAAGAACGACAATTGATTCATCAAGGTTTAATTACTGAAGCACTTCCCAACGGTATGTTCCAGGTCTGCTTCGAAAATGAAGATGTAATTCTAGGTTATATTTCGGGAAGGATCTGGTGCAGTTTTATAAGGATACTACCCGGGgatagaatcaaaattaacagcaTCTATAGGATAACTTCCATTTTGACAGTTAGTTGTTGGTTTCGTACTATATCCACGATCTCGCCTGATTTGTAATCCAATACACAAATCAATTGGTTCTGTCAGGTTAGCTAATATGTTGTGTTGTGTCAACTATTTCCATGGAAGGTGGTGAGATGATATCTTGAGTGGTTACATATTCAGGAACCCTGTTTTCATGTGTCTGCTGATTAAAAGTTGAGTTGATACAACTACTCCTTTCTGGTATCCTTTCTAGAATCTGATTCTCCTTCACTCCTGCCTAGTCTTGGAGGTTGAGGAAAGCTGGCTTAATTTAGTCTGTCCAAATACTTGATacgatgtacatgtacatatatgtaggaGTAGAGAATGCGATCTACAATAGAAATTAGATGATTTCTGattaaattttctgattttgttttgttttcaggACAAAGAAAAAGATAGAAAGGGTAAAAATGGGTTGAAAGGAGTATGAAATTGTTCTTAAAGGATTTATATTGGTTTTGATCATTCCTGGGAAAAACCTATTACTTTAGGTGTAACTAGACTCTAAATGGTTCAGTTCTGACTGATCTGATGAAAACTAAGCCAATAACAAGTTTGACATAGGTTTAGTTTGGACCAGGCTGACGTCAATCCATTTTGGTGACTGTTGGATGTATTGGCTGCCACTGGAAGCCTGAACTATTTTGCTTTACAAAGCTGTTTCTTTACTCGGTATATCTTTATTCTTATTATTAGATTTTCTGTTATAACTTCAGGGTTTCATTTGGAGAGCAACCCAATTAGTCAAAATTTGTCGCGGAAATGTGAGTCTCTCGCTGTCTCTGGTCTGACGGAGTATGGAGATGAAATAGATGTAGTAGCTCCGGCTGACATTCTGAAGCAAATTTTTAAAATACCTTATTCAAAGGCTCAATTATCTGTCGCTGTTCATCGTATTGGTGATACACTCATCTTGAACACAGGGTAAGGTGTTAAAGAAATTGTTAAGGTTCACATATACTATAATTACTATTGGTCTTTAACTTTGCTTTGAATAGCCCTGATTTCGAGGAAGGAGAAAAGGTTTACAGAAGACAGAGCAATCAATCTAGAAATTCTGATCCTTCAATTTTGTTAAACTTTGCTATGCACTCTGTGAGAGCTGAGGCCTGTGACTGCCCACCTAGTTACAAGCCATCATCCATGGAGCAGTCAAGTTCCACAATCCTACCAGGGCATTTTGGACATAGAGAGGTTCCTTTTGTATCTTCAACAAACACTCATGTTAGTAAGTCTCAGTTTCTTGATCAAAATTCCAGTGGCACTCGGAAACCTTCTCAAGGGAATCAGGATGCATATTTTTGGGGTACCAAGCAGAACAAGCAGAAAAACAAAACATCAGATCCTATTGAAAAGTCTTCACAAGTTGGTGAGAAGCCGAGATTTCCAATGCAAGAGTCTGATAAGTTCAAAAGATTGGGTAATAATGGTTTTCTAAGGGTCTTGTTTTGGCAATTTCACAATTTCCGAATGCTTTTGGGCTCTGACTTGCTTTTATTCAGCAATGAGAAATATGTTGCAGTAAGCCTACATCTCTGGGATGTCTCAAGACAGGTGATATACAAGTTACTGAATGCTTGTTTAACCTTGATTTGGTGGCTTTTGTTTTCACTCTAGTTCATTCTGATAGGTCACTCCATTAACTTGGCTTGAAGCATGGCTTGACAATGTCATGGCAAGTGTGCCTGAGTTAGCTATCTGCTACCATCAGAATGGTGTTGTTCAAGGCTATGAACTCCTAAAAACTGATGATATATTCCTCCTCAAGGGTATATCTGCAGATGGCACACCAGCTTTTCATCCACAAATTGTCCAACAAAATGGGTTGTCAGTGCTGAGGTTTCTTCAGGATAACTGCAAACAAGATCCTGGTGCATATTGGGTAAGATGCTGAAATTTATTGTATTATATTTTCTAATATCTGATCCTCACTTTGATGACTTCATTATACTAGCTTCATGGTTTTATATTTGTATTTTTCTTGTCAGCTCTATAAGGGTAATGGAGAAGATGTGATACAACTGTTTGATCTTTCTGTCATACCAAAGAAGCACTCAACTGATGATCATGATGAAAGTTGTAGTTCTTTGTCATCACTGATGGACAAAGGAAGAAGGGATTCATTGTTTTCTCTTGGAACACTTCTCTATCGTGTTGCTCACAGGCTGTCACTTTCAAAGGTACTTGAATTAAAGCTTTTACTTAGGTCAGTTTTGTGTTTGCTAATGTTTTTCTTAAACATTCCTTGTTGTGATTGTGTTCTGTAGGCACCTGATAATAGGGTAAAGTGTGCAAAGTTTTTCAAAAAATGTTTGGAGTTCCTTAGTGAGCAAGATCACCTAGTACGTTGTTTTGCCCATCAGTCACTTTCTTCAACATCTGTCCAGTTTTCTTCTTGATTTTAAATCATTGCACTAACCTGATATATTTTCCTAATCATGCAATTTATACATGCTAGGTGGTCCGTGCATATGCTCATGAACAGTTTGCGAGACTAATTTTAAAATGTTATGAGGAACTTGAACTAACATTAGAACCATTTCTTCCAGAATCAGAAGTCAGTGTTACTAACTTAGAAGATGAATCTTCGGTAGAAATGTTTGTTTCGAAGTCCCAAGATAAGAGGTTGTCTGATGATGTTAAACATGAGAATCCAAAAGAATCTGGAATGGAGAAACTCGAAACAGAAACATATTCAAATGAAAATGTTCAGTCATCTGCAACTATGGAAATCGAGACATTAGAAAGCAAGGTTAGTTCCGGAATACGTGATAGCTTGGTTATGTGTCAGAACATAAGTTCTCCACCTATGGTTAGTACAGTTGCTGATCCAATCTCCTCCAAGTTAGTTGCAATACACCATGTGTCCCAAGCTATCAAATCTCTCAGATGGAAGCGTCAGCTGCAAAACACTCAAGGGGATTTGATTGACCATGGAAGCAGGATTCATGATATATCTTCCTCTGTCAATTTTTCTTTATGTTCTTGTGGTGATGCTGATTGTATTGAAGTTTGTGATATTCGTGAATGGCTTCCAAAATCTAGAATTGATCACaaaatgtggaagcttgttcttttGTTAGGAGAGTCCTATCTATCTCTGGGTGAGGCTTATAAGGAGGATGGACAATTGCTTCGGGCCCTCAAGGTTGTAGAATTAGCGTGTTTACTTTACGGGTCAATGCCTCAATATCTTGAGGATGCTCAATTCATATCATCTATGACCAGTAGCTCATCATGTCAGCTAAAGCTTGATAGTGGCAAAGATTCGACTTATGTAGTTGCAGATTCTGCAACAGATTTGGAACCAAAGCTCTTTGAGGATGCTTGTTGTGATGGTCAGTTCTCTCCAACTAACTTATTCTGGGCTAAGGTATGGACACACATTGGGGATGTATATGTGGAGTATCATAGAAGAAATGGTAAAGACATAACAGTTCAAGCAGAAAAAAATACATCAGGAAGTGAGGTTCGAATGTCAAATGAAGTTGTGAAGGAGGTAAAACGTCTGAAAAAAAAACTAGGACGGTGCAAGCAAAATTGCAGCACTTGTTCTTTGATGAACTGTAGCTGCCAGAGTGATAGGGCAAGCAGTGGAAACAGCGCGAGTAGTAGCACCAGAGATACTCCCTCATTTTACAACAGAAAACCCAGTAGAAAATCAACAATAAAAAACTTGCCATTTTCACCTTCTGTACAaacccaaaataataataatccatgTATGGTAGGGATATCAAGTGTTTTTGATGGTGACCAGTTGCAGTATGATGTACCTGTTGGATCGAGAGGAGATGAGGAGCCCAAGGAAAGCTCTATATCAACTGGTGTTGAACACATCAATCATGACAAGGATATTTGCACCAAAAATTCTAAAGAAGCAATTGTTTCTGAACCATGTAGTACTGATTCATCCAAGGCAAGAAGTGGAGGTGTCTTTAAGTTTCTTGAAGGTCCTAAGCCTGGAGATGTTGAATATAACTTATCTGCTGCTGTCGGTTGTTACAGAGAAGCTAGTAAAGCCATGGACGGACTTCCTAGTGGCTTAGGAGAACTTGGTTCTGTCTTGAAGAAGTGGGGATGGGTCTCCAATGAACTTGGTCGATACAAACTTGAGAACAGGAAATTGGCTGATGCTGAAATTGCATTTGCAGATGCTATAAAAGCATTTAAAGAAGTTAGTGATCATACCAACATCATACTGATCAACT contains the following coding sequences:
- the LOC135640950 gene encoding uncharacterized protein LOC135640950 isoform X4, whose product is MAMEGGAGELQCVGKLEIANPKPVGFLCGTLPVPTDSTFPLFQSALLPSPHVIGAPRYQMLPAETDLNTLPILSNLPEKVFPSAAKINEGFHLESNPISQNLSRKCESLAVSGLTEYGDEIDVVAPADILKQIFKIPYSKAQLSVAVHRIGDTLILNTGPDFEEGEKVYRRQSNQSRNSDPSILLNFAMHSVRAEACDCPPSYKPSSMEQSSSTILPGHFGHREVPFVSSTNTHVSKSQFLDQNSSGTRKPSQGNQDAYFWGTKQNKQKNKTSDPIEKSSQVGEKPRFPMQESDKFKRLGNNGFLRVLFWQFHNFRMLLGSDLLLFSNEKYVAVSLHLWDVSRQVTPLTWLEAWLDNVMASVPELAICYHQNGVVQGYELLKTDDIFLLKGISADGTPAFHPQIVQQNGLSVLRFLQDNCKQDPGAYWLYKGNGEDVIQLFDLSVIPKKHSTDDHDESCSSLSSLMDKGRRDSLFSLGTLLYRVAHRLSLSKMLEAALVHLLEARHVVEADNDQTSEIKEKFWNQLQALLKNMLAAALSAGANKAGVIGQAPHCSRGGDAAKLREMYRLSLKSTSLHELHLMHKLWLS
- the LOC135640950 gene encoding uncharacterized protein LOC135640950 isoform X5 encodes the protein MAMEGGAGELQCVGKLEIANPKPVGFLCGTLPVPTDSTFPLFQSALLPSPHVIGAPRYQMLPAETDLNTLPILSNLPEKVFPSAAKINEGFHLESNPISQNLSRKCESLAVSGLTEYGDEIDVVAPADILKQIFKIPYSKAQLSVAVHRIGDTLILNTGPDFEEGEKVYRRQSNQSRNSDPSILLNFAMHSVRAEACDCPPSYKPSSMEQSSSTILPGHFGHREVPFVSSTNTHVSKSQFLDQNSSGTRKPSQGNQDAYFWGTKQNKQKNKTSDPIEKSSQVGEKPRFPMQESDKFKRLGNNGFLRVLFWQFHNFRMLLGSDLLLFSNEKYVAVSLHLWDVSRQVTPLTWLEAWLDNVMASVPELAICYHQNGVVQGYELLKTDDIFLLKGISADGTPAFHPQIVQQNGLSVLRFLQDNCKQDPGAYWLYKGNGEDVIQLFDLSVIPKKHSTDDHDESCSSLSSLMDKGRRDSLFSLGTLLYRVAHRLSLSKAPDNRVKCAKFFKKCLEFLSEQDHLNQKSVLLT
- the LOC135640950 gene encoding uncharacterized protein LOC135640950 isoform X1; translated protein: MAMEGGAGELQCVGKLEIANPKPVGFLCGTLPVPTDSTFPLFQSALLPSPHVIGAPRYQMLPAETDLNTLPILSNLPEKVFPSAAKINEGFHLESNPISQNLSRKCESLAVSGLTEYGDEIDVVAPADILKQIFKIPYSKAQLSVAVHRIGDTLILNTGPDFEEGEKVYRRQSNQSRNSDPSILLNFAMHSVRAEACDCPPSYKPSSMEQSSSTILPGHFGHREVPFVSSTNTHVSKSQFLDQNSSGTRKPSQGNQDAYFWGTKQNKQKNKTSDPIEKSSQVGEKPRFPMQESDKFKRLGNNGFLRVLFWQFHNFRMLLGSDLLLFSNEKYVAVSLHLWDVSRQVTPLTWLEAWLDNVMASVPELAICYHQNGVVQGYELLKTDDIFLLKGISADGTPAFHPQIVQQNGLSVLRFLQDNCKQDPGAYWLYKGNGEDVIQLFDLSVIPKKHSTDDHDESCSSLSSLMDKGRRDSLFSLGTLLYRVAHRLSLSKAPDNRVKCAKFFKKCLEFLSEQDHLVVRAYAHEQFARLILKCYEELELTLEPFLPESEVSVTNLEDESSVEMFVSKSQDKRLSDDVKHENPKESGMEKLETETYSNENVQSSATMEIETLESKVSSGIRDSLVMCQNISSPPMVSTVADPISSKLVAIHHVSQAIKSLRWKRQLQNTQGDLIDHGSRIHDISSSVNFSLCSCGDADCIEVCDIREWLPKSRIDHKMWKLVLLLGESYLSLGEAYKEDGQLLRALKVVELACLLYGSMPQYLEDAQFISSMTSSSSCQLKLDSGKDSTYVVADSATDLEPKLFEDACCDGQFSPTNLFWAKVWTHIGDVYVEYHRRNGKDITVQAEKNTSGSEVRMSNEVVKEVKRLKKKLGRCKQNCSTCSLMNCSCQSDRASSGNSASSSTRDTPSFYNRKPSRKSTIKNLPFSPSVQTQNNNNPCMVGISSVFDGDQLQYDVPVGSRGDEEPKESSISTGVEHINHDKDICTKNSKEAIVSEPCSTDSSKARSGGVFKFLEGPKPGDVEYNLSAAVGCYREASKAMDGLPSGLGELGSVLKKWGWVSNELGRYKLENRKLADAEIAFADAIKAFKEVSDHTNIILINCNLGHGRRALAEELVSKMDELKKYDLLQNAYKQAMNSAKSEYTKSLKHYGAAIMEMNLVSEKVDTFLCNEAHTQYANTYLRFGMLLAKESISTESYDSGHIDVLLSDEKKEQEKHVISASDAFREALSTYEALGELRKQEAAFAQFQLACYYRDLCLKFLDLDHKQVKDSKTENKNRQKAKWYASLAEKNWQKSIAFYSPQTYAVMYLNMLMEQSSLSLRLSESFHSNTMLEAALVHLLEARHVVEADNDQTSEIKEKFWNQLQALLKNMLAAALSAGANKAGVIGQAPHCSRGGDAAKLREMYRLSLKSTSLHELHLMHKLWLS
- the LOC135640950 gene encoding uncharacterized protein LOC135640950 isoform X2, giving the protein MHSVRAEACDCPPSYKPSSMEQSSSTILPGHFGHREVPFVSSTNTHVSKSQFLDQNSSGTRKPSQGNQDAYFWGTKQNKQKNKTSDPIEKSSQVGEKPRFPMQESDKFKRLGNNGFLRVLFWQFHNFRMLLGSDLLLFSNEKYVAVSLHLWDVSRQVTPLTWLEAWLDNVMASVPELAICYHQNGVVQGYELLKTDDIFLLKGISADGTPAFHPQIVQQNGLSVLRFLQDNCKQDPGAYWLYKGNGEDVIQLFDLSVIPKKHSTDDHDESCSSLSSLMDKGRRDSLFSLGTLLYRVAHRLSLSKAPDNRVKCAKFFKKCLEFLSEQDHLVVRAYAHEQFARLILKCYEELELTLEPFLPESEVSVTNLEDESSVEMFVSKSQDKRLSDDVKHENPKESGMEKLETETYSNENVQSSATMEIETLESKVSSGIRDSLVMCQNISSPPMVSTVADPISSKLVAIHHVSQAIKSLRWKRQLQNTQGDLIDHGSRIHDISSSVNFSLCSCGDADCIEVCDIREWLPKSRIDHKMWKLVLLLGESYLSLGEAYKEDGQLLRALKVVELACLLYGSMPQYLEDAQFISSMTSSSSCQLKLDSGKDSTYVVADSATDLEPKLFEDACCDGQFSPTNLFWAKVWTHIGDVYVEYHRRNGKDITVQAEKNTSGSEVRMSNEVVKEVKRLKKKLGRCKQNCSTCSLMNCSCQSDRASSGNSASSSTRDTPSFYNRKPSRKSTIKNLPFSPSVQTQNNNNPCMVGISSVFDGDQLQYDVPVGSRGDEEPKESSISTGVEHINHDKDICTKNSKEAIVSEPCSTDSSKARSGGVFKFLEGPKPGDVEYNLSAAVGCYREASKAMDGLPSGLGELGSVLKKWGWVSNELGRYKLENRKLADAEIAFADAIKAFKEVSDHTNIILINCNLGHGRRALAEELVSKMDELKKYDLLQNAYKQAMNSAKSEYTKSLKHYGAAIMEMNLVSEKVDTFLCNEAHTQYANTYLRFGMLLAKESISTESYDSGHIDVLLSDEKKEQEKHVISASDAFREALSTYEALGELRKQEAAFAQFQLACYYRDLCLKFLDLDHKQVKDSKTENKNRQKAKWYASLAEKNWQKSIAFYSPQTYAVMYLNMLMEQSSLSLRLSESFHSNTMLEAALVHLLEARHVVEADNDQTSEIKEKFWNQLQALLKNMLAAALSAGANKAGVIGQAPHCSRGGDAAKLREMYRLSLKSTSLHELHLMHKLWLS
- the LOC135640950 gene encoding uncharacterized protein LOC135640950 isoform X3; translated protein: MFVSKSQDKRLSDDVKHENPKESGMEKLETETYSNENVQSSATMEIETLESKVSSGIRDSLVMCQNISSPPMVSTVADPISSKLVAIHHVSQAIKSLRWKRQLQNTQGDLIDHGSRIHDISSSVNFSLCSCGDADCIEVCDIREWLPKSRIDHKMWKLVLLLGESYLSLGEAYKEDGQLLRALKVVELACLLYGSMPQYLEDAQFISSMTSSSSCQLKLDSGKDSTYVVADSATDLEPKLFEDACCDGQFSPTNLFWAKVWTHIGDVYVEYHRRNGKDITVQAEKNTSGSEVRMSNEVVKEVKRLKKKLGRCKQNCSTCSLMNCSCQSDRASSGNSASSSTRDTPSFYNRKPSRKSTIKNLPFSPSVQTQNNNNPCMVGISSVFDGDQLQYDVPVGSRGDEEPKESSISTGVEHINHDKDICTKNSKEAIVSEPCSTDSSKARSGGVFKFLEGPKPGDVEYNLSAAVGCYREASKAMDGLPSGLGELGSVLKKWGWVSNELGRYKLENRKLADAEIAFADAIKAFKEVSDHTNIILINCNLGHGRRALAEELVSKMDELKKYDLLQNAYKQAMNSAKSEYTKSLKHYGAAIMEMNLVSEKVDTFLCNEAHTQYANTYLRFGMLLAKESISTESYDSGHIDVLLSDEKKEQEKHVISASDAFREALSTYEALGELRKQEAAFAQFQLACYYRDLCLKFLDLDHKQVKDSKTENKNRQKAKWYASLAEKNWQKSIAFYSPQTYAVMYLNMLMEQSSLSLRLSESFHSNTMLEAALVHLLEARHVVEADNDQTSEIKEKFWNQLQALLKNMLAAALSAGANKAGVIGQAPHCSRGGDAAKLREMYRLSLKSTSLHELHLMHKLWLS